Sequence from the Parcubacteria group bacterium CG10_big_fil_rev_8_21_14_0_10_36_14 genome:
GAGGGATTTTCCGACACTTCTATGGTGAGCTCGCTTTTTAGTGATTCATTAAAAGAGCGCGACGTAGATGCTTTAAGCAAGAAAAGCAACGTTCCTCATGCAGCCAAAATAATTCCTATTGTTTTTGGAAATGAAACATTGGGTTATGGAAATGAGATATATAGGTCAACGGTAATTGGCTCCAGTGAAGAGATTACTGAGATTTATGATATTGATGTTGAAGATGGTTCTCTTTTTACCAAAGATGACGTTCTCGCCCGTTCTGACGTTGTTATTATTGGGCATAAAATTAAAGAAGAGCTTTTTGGGCAGTCTGATGCAGTGGGTGAAAAAATAAAGATTAAAGGAAAAAACTTTCGTGTTATTGGTGTTCTTCCGCATAAAGGAGAAGCCTCTTTTATGAATTTTGATGAAACAGCTCTTACGCCTTATACTACTGCCCAGACTTATATATTAGGCATTAAGCATTTTCAACGTTTAGTGGTGGAAGCGGATAGTGAAGAAAATGTAGATATAACGGTTAAAGATATTGAGGCTACTTTACGTGCGATGCACAATATTACAGATTTGGATAAGGATGATTTTTATGTAAATACTCAAGCCGACTTATTGGAAACAATTAGTACGGTAACTAATGTTCTAAAATTCTTTTTAGCGGCAGTGGCGGCAATATCTTTAATAGTGGGAGGCATTGGCATTATGAATATTATGCTTGTTTCTGTTACAGAGCGTACGCGTGAAATCGGACTTCGCAAGGCAATTGGCGCGACAGAAAATAATGTTCTAACCCAATTTTTAATGGAGTCTATTGCGCTCACTTTGACAGGTGGAATAATTGGAATACTTTTGGGAACCGGGTTTTCTTTTCTTTTAGCATATGGGTTAAGTTATGCTCTTGGTTCGCCATGGCTTTTTAGCTTTCCATGGGATGCTGTGCTTTTGGGTGTGGGAGTATCGGGAATAGTTGGTCTTGTATTTGGTATTTATCCGGCTAAAAAAGCTGCCTCTAAAAGTCCGATTGAGGCATTACGTTTTGAATAATTATCAATAAAATAATTTTACTAAAAAACCGTGCGCTCGCACGGTTTTTTAGTAAATGTCAAAAATGATATAATTATTTTTTTGGAGTTTAGGATACGCTTTAGGTAGGCAGTAATAAAAATAACAAATAAAGTAATTATTACAGCGTATGAAAATTTTGCGATAAGAGTGTTTTTATCCAATGGGAATATATATTCAATCAAAGCCTTGATTGCTTCATTCCATGCAAGACCGGCAACTAAACTAAAGGCTGCGATAAGATAGGTCGCAGATGTTTCTCTTATATTTTGTTTAAATTTATTTTTTGTCATATTTATATTATTTTATACAATTATTAAATTGTTGAACTTGCTCATTATATGTATCAGCGAGAACTTTAACAGCGTCATATATGCTATTGTATTCTAAAAGAATAGCATTATATTGGTCAACCTTTTTATTGTATTCTTCTTTTGTCATTTTATTTTTTGACTTTAATATTTTTTGTAGTTCTAAGAGTTGATTCTTTAGATTATTTAGTTCTGCGTCATAGCCGATGACTCTATTTTTCAATGTTTCGTCCGGCATAGAGCAATCGGACAACGGTCTACCGAAATGCTGAACTGCCATCCACGTTTCTTTTCCCTGATATGTAGCTTTTATGACCGCAATTCCAATTTCTGTATAACTTGGATTTAATATATTTGCTTTATGTCCTGGACTAGCCATCCATCCATTTACAAGCGCCTCGTCATTTTGAAAATTTCCTAATGCCAGATTTTCCCCGATGATTATAAATTCGTATCCTTCTTTGTTAACCCAATATCCGGCATCTTCGCCTGTTGGGGAAGTATGCTCAAAATATTGCTGAGCAAACATATCTTTCGCTTTTAATGTGGCTGAGGCGTTTAGTATCACGCTTTGTTTTAATGGAGCTTTCCCATTTTTTTCGCGGTAATAATTTGTCCAATAAAACACCCCGATAGCAGTTAATTGCGATTCGGAGGCATCTTCTTTTTTTATTAGCGGTTCTGAAGTAATTATTTTTTGAACATTGCTTAAACTAATTTCTTTGGTAAAGTCGGGAACCGTAGGGATTTTATTAAATAATACAAAAAGAGTATCTTTAAATAAAAATATAATGCCTATTGAAATCGCCAATAAAAAAATGATTAGAAAAACTTTTCTAAATTTTATTAAAGGGCTATTTATGTATTTTATTTTTGAAATTTTGTTTAGCATATTCGGAGATACTATTATTATATCAGAAAATTCTGTTTGATATGAAAAAACCGCATTAGTGCGGTTTTATATATTTAGTATGAGAGAGTAATGGTTTTCGTGCCAATTTCTGCAAAATTTTGATTTATCCATTTTGCATCATCTGTAAATACGCGAACGCATCCATGGCTTGCGTGTTTACCCACCATCTTAGAAGATCCATGAAAACCATAGCCGTGAATTTCAAATTGAGAAAACCATGGCATTGGCGCGCAAGGATTATTTTTTCTTCCACAACCGATAGGATAAATATGGGAACGTGAATCGTCATCGCCTTTTTTGACAATACGCCAAATACCAACGATCGTTCTACACTTTCTCCATGTATCAGGGCACCTATCCATTCCACCTAGTGCCGGGCCCCAACGTAAAAGCTTTCCATTTGGCAAATATGCCGCCCAAGCTAAAAGTTTTGGATTAAAGATTAGTATCTTTTCTTTCGGCGGATTTATCCAGGGTAAAAAAGGAGAAAAATCAGCAAGCTGTTTATTTTTTTCTTTTGGCAAGGCAATGGGCATACCTTTTTTTAGTGGAATATTTAGACGGTTTAGTTTCATTATAAAAGTGCGGTATTCTTCATTTGGAAATAGTTCTTCCCATGTTTCCGGAACATTCTTTTTTATAATTTTTTTTCTGTGCTTTTCTTGTATTATTTTTTCTTTTATAATAATACAGTCAAATATTCTTTCCTGGCATAACTTATAGCCGATAGTGTCGCAGTAGGGAATTTTTTGATTTTTGGCCATGTCGGCGAATAGGACGGAATTTGAAAGAACGAAAAGGATTGCGAGGATTATTTTGAGCATGTGGTTATTTTTACCTCCGCATGACTCTGGATATATATGGTATCTTTAAGTTAATTTTTTGTCAATTTTGAAAGCTATTATAAGAACTTGCCAAAAATTAAAAAATATGTTAATATACTACATATAATTATACCCTTTGGTGGGCACAAGGGCGTGTAGCTCAGTTGGGTAGAGCCTGCCCGCCGGCAGGCGCAGTCTAATTATTATCATTAAAAATTTGTAGCTTCTGGTGGGCGCAAGGGCGTGTAGCTCAGTTGGTTAGAGCGCAGTCCTGATAAGACTGAGGTCGATGGTTCGAATCCATCCACGCCCACCAGAGGAAGAAAAAAAGCAAATTTTAATATATAACTTAGATTAAGACTGAGGTCGATAGTTCTAATCCGTCCACGCCCACCAGAGAGTATAATAATTATGCCGGGGTAGCTCATCGGTAGAGCGCAGCCCTGAAAAGGCTGGCGTAGGCGGTCCGACTCCGCCCCTCGGCACCATAGAGAGTGTTATTTTTATAGTGCTTTCTATCTTCGGGCTGTAGCGCAGTTGGCTAGCGCACCTCGTTTGGGACGAGGGGGTCGTGAGTTCGAGTCTCACCAGCCCGATTCAAAAAACATCTTCTATAGGTGTTTTTTGATTTTTTTGGTAAATTTAGTATGATGGTAACATATGGATTTGAAAAAAATAGAAAAAATTTTGAAAGACGAACCAAAATATCGCCTGACCCAAGCCATGGATTTTGTATTTAAGAATTTTGGTGAAAGTTGGGGGGCAAGCAATTTGCCCAAAGATATAAAAGAAAAGTTGGAAAAAGAAGCCTCCTTAAAAATAGAAGCAAAAATATTTTGGGCAAATGATAATAAATCATCAAAAGCGGTTATAAACCTTAAGGATGGAAAAAGAATAGAAGCGGTTTTGATGAAGCACAAAGATAGAAACACTGTTTGCGTTTCTTCTCAGGTTGGTTGTCCCATGGCTTGCGCTTTTTGCGCGACAGGAAAAATGGGTTTTGAAAGGAATCTTTTTGCAGAAGAAATTTTAGAGCAAGCGCTTTTTTTTGCCCGTCTTCTAAAAGAAGATGGTGAACGTGTAAGTAATATTGTTTTTATGGGTATGGGAGAGCCGATGCTAAATTTTGAAGAAGTCATGAAGGCCGCAAAATTTTTTAATGAAAAAATGGAAATTGGTGCGCGAAAAATTTCTATCTCAACTTGTGGTATAATCCCGGGAATTAAGAAGCTGGCGGATCTAAAAAGACAATATAATCTTGCTTTATCTCTTCATGCGCCAAGCGACCGTTTGCGTGGAGAACTGATGCCGATAAATAAAAAATATAAAATAGCCGATATTTTGGAAGCGACAAGTGATTATATGAATAAAACAGGGCGCAAAGTTTTAATTGAATATATTTTGTTTAAAGGAATTAATGATTCAATAATTCATGCCGAAGAACTTGCTGATATTTTGAAAAAGAATTTAAAGGGACCTTTTGTAGTTAATTTAATTTTATATAATAAAACCACGGGCGGATTTTTGCCTTCAGAAAAAAATGAAGTTAATTCTTTTAAAAAAGAATTAGGAAGAAATGGAGTAGAAGCAACAGAAAGATACAGATTTGGTAGGGGGATTGAAGGCGCCTGCGGACAATTAAGAAAAAATAATGAAGAGAATGACAACTTTTTCGATTAAAAATAAAAATTTTAATTTATTTTCACAATACTTATTTATAAAACCGCCATATCAGCGGTTTTATAAATAATGGTATAATAGATCTATTCATTAAGAAATATTATTATGAAATATAATTTTTTAATTTTAGGTGGAGCTGGTATGCAAGGCAAAATCGTTGCCAAGGATCTGTTGTTAAATAAACATTCGGTTTTTTTAGCCGATTTATACAAAGAGGGTCTAGATAAGTTTTTAAAAAATAAAAATGTCAGTTTTGAGTTTATAGATCTTCGTAATATTAAAAAAACCATTAAGCTTATAAAAAAAACAAATCCCGAAGTGATTATAAATTGTGCTGAGGGAGATTGGAACATTAATGTTTATAAAGCAGCATTAGCGACAAAAAAACACGTTATTGATTTGGGCTCAGAGATTCCAATGACAGAAGAACAGATAAAAATGGATTCACTTTTTAATAAAGCGGGGCTCACTGCCATTACGGGATGTGGCTCAACTCCCGGCATAAATAATATCATGCTCCACTATGCTCATTTATTATTTGACACTTTAGAAACAGTTGAAGCTGGATTTGCTTGGGACTCTAATATAAAAAAATTTGTTGTGCCTTTTTCCATACAGAGTATCATTGAAGAATTTACTGACCCAGCGCTAATTGTAGAGAATGGAAAATGGATTAAAAAAATTCCTCTTCTAAACATTGAAAAAAGAAAATTTAGAAAGATAGGCGAACAGGAGTGTTTTTTTG
This genomic interval carries:
- a CDS encoding multidrug ABC transporter substrate-binding protein encodes the protein MKLKYIAKIAISALRTNKSRSALTILGIVIGITSIMIIMSLGKGAQNLIIGEIQGIGSKTIAILPGRKPEGFSDTSMVSSLFSDSLKERDVDALSKKSNVPHAAKIIPIVFGNETLGYGNEIYRSTVIGSSEEITEIYDIDVEDGSLFTKDDVLARSDVVIIGHKIKEELFGQSDAVGEKIKIKGKNFRVIGVLPHKGEASFMNFDETALTPYTTAQTYILGIKHFQRLVVEADSEENVDITVKDIEATLRAMHNITDLDKDDFYVNTQADLLETISTVTNVLKFFLAAVAAISLIVGGIGIMNIMLVSVTERTREIGLRKAIGATENNVLTQFLMESIALTLTGGIIGILLGTGFSFLLAYGLSYALGSPWLFSFPWDAVLLGVGVSGIVGLVFGIYPAKKAASKSPIEALRFE
- a CDS encoding L,D-transpeptidase, whose protein sequence is MLKIILAILFVLSNSVLFADMAKNQKIPYCDTIGYKLCQERIFDCIIIKEKIIQEKHRKKIIKKNVPETWEELFPNEEYRTFIMKLNRLNIPLKKGMPIALPKEKNKQLADFSPFLPWINPPKEKILIFNPKLLAWAAYLPNGKLLRWGPALGGMDRCPDTWRKCRTIVGIWRIVKKGDDDSRSHIYPIGCGRKNNPCAPMPWFSQFEIHGYGFHGSSKMVGKHASHGCVRVFTDDAKWINQNFAEIGTKTITLSY
- the rlmN gene encoding 23S rRNA (adenine(2503)-C(2))-methyltransferase RlmN; its protein translation is MDLKKIEKILKDEPKYRLTQAMDFVFKNFGESWGASNLPKDIKEKLEKEASLKIEAKIFWANDNKSSKAVINLKDGKRIEAVLMKHKDRNTVCVSSQVGCPMACAFCATGKMGFERNLFAEEILEQALFFARLLKEDGERVSNIVFMGMGEPMLNFEEVMKAAKFFNEKMEIGARKISISTCGIIPGIKKLADLKRQYNLALSLHAPSDRLRGELMPINKKYKIADILEATSDYMNKTGRKVLIEYILFKGINDSIIHAEELADILKKNLKGPFVVNLILYNKTTGGFLPSEKNEVNSFKKELGRNGVEATERYRFGRGIEGACGQLRKNNEENDNFFD